In Pyrus communis chromosome 8, drPyrComm1.1, whole genome shotgun sequence, one genomic interval encodes:
- the LOC137743528 gene encoding protein FANTASTIC FOUR 1-like yields the protein MSSTSSTVCHQVMKSCLEPLVRLKLNPPGSNFLPESPEKTSHLEKIDNLDLINKKDNKEVEVAGWSFLQSLGNPTQTAKSESEAEKVYVHPLAKRSASVLSPRSLEMCTESLGNETGSENGGDKLSLLLHKIESPLLSLGSSGEVNPNPRCSTTTITSESPKILGDNNVQATPKRLKSGSATTTNFPPPLTSISGSNGVQVTPHREGGRLVLKAVTVVSPPTANFQAERGDGRLRLTLLKDISSPNCDIIEEVGLEEVEEDDEFKIEAKNEENGGEVEAEEIDGKVENVETEEMQGDTVSVETEEVEGKNEHVENEDMEGNSGNVGGEKGMEKKLPRPSRCKEGGRGNKKMVMNWPESFWVAT from the coding sequence ATGTCTTCAACATCAAGCACTGTCTGTCATCAAGTGATGAAATCATGCCTCGAGCCTCTTGTTCGCCTCAAACTGAATCCACCGGGGTCAAATTTCCTCCCCGAATCTCCAGAGAAAACATCCCACCTCGAAAAAATTGATAACTTGGACTTGATCAACAAGAAGGACAACAAGGAAGTTGAAGTAGCTGGCTGGAGCTTCCTCCAGTCTCTGGGCAACCCAACTCAAACCGCCAAAAGCGAAAGCGAAGCAGAGAAAGTCTATGTCCACCCGCTCGCTAAGCGCTCTGCTTCAGTGCTCAGTCCAAGAAGCTTGGAAATGTGCACTGAAAGCTTAGGTAACGAGACGGGTAGCGAAAATGGTGGCGACAAGCTCTCTCTTTTGTTACACAAGATTGAAAGTCCTTTGCTCTCACTAGGAAGTAGTGGGGAGgttaaccctaaccctagatgTTCAACTACTACTATTACAAGTGAGAGTCCAAAAATACTGGGTGACAACAATGTTCAAGCTACACCAAAGAGATTGAAAAGTGGTAGTGCAACTACTACAAATTTCCCTCCTCCTTTGACATCTATCAGTGGCTCCAATGGTGTCCAAGTGACGCCTCACCGGGAAGGCGGGCGGCTGGTTTTGAAAGCTGTCACTGTAGTCTCCCCTCCCACCGCCAATTTCCAGGCGGAGCGCGGTGATGGGAGGCTCAGGCTTACATTGCTGAAGGACATTTCATCCCCTAACTGTGACATTATTGAAGAAGTTGGGcttgaagaagttgaagaagATGACGAGTTTAAAATCGAGGCAAAAAACGAAGAAAATGGTGGTGAAGTTGAAGCTGAGGAGATTGATGGGAAGGTTGAAAATGTTGAAACAGAGGAGATGCAGGGGGATACTGTAAGTGTTGAAACAGAGGAGGTGGAGGGGAAGAATGAACACGTTGAAAATGAGGATATGGAAGGGAATAGTGGAAATGTTGGGGGTGAAAAGGGGATGGAAAAGAAGCTCCCAAGGCCAAGCAGATGTAAGGAAGGTGGGCGTGGAAACAAGAAGATGGTCATGAATTGGCCGGAGTCCTTTTGGGTTGCCACTTAA